The stretch of DNA TTCGACTTTCTCAATACCACCACCCTGCAATTGTGGCTGGGAGAGAAGTTTCGCATCGATGGTGACTTCTCAATTCAGAAGAGTAAATACGACACACGCGTGTTTACCTCTCCCTTCTCCGCACAGCAACTCCGGGATGTGGCCGACGTTTCGCGCCGCGGACAACTCAAAGAGGGCTTTACAAAGACTACTACCTATCAGGGTAAGCTGATGGTTTCTTATAATAGCTATTTGGCTAAGAAGCTCTTCCTTACGGCAATGGCTGGCTCGAGCATCGAGTCTACCTCGGTGGACGGCGGCACTTATACCTCTATCGGTTATTATACAGACAATATTGCCCATCCGTCGCTGGCCGGTTCGTATGCCACGGGCAAACCTACGGGAACGGATACCAAATATAATGGGGTGGGATTCTTTGTGAATGCCAACACGATTTGGGATAATCGATATTTTCTCGACTTGATTTATCGATACGAAGGGTCGTCGAAATTCGGTAAGAACACCCGCTTTGCACCCTTTTGGAGTGTGGGGGCAGGATGGAATCTACACAACGAGAAGTGGATGAAAAGTCTGCCTCTTCAACTGCTGAAGCTCAGAGCCAGCGTGGGTTACTTGGGTAACATCTCTTTCGAACCCTATCAGGCTCTGACGATGTACACCTATAACAATGGTTACAATTATGTAAAAGGTATCGGAGCCGTGCCGATGGGCATCGGCAATACCAACCTGAAGTGGGAACGAACTTTGAGCACCAACCTTGGATTGGACCTCACTATGTTTAAAGGTAGATGGGATTTCTCGGCAGATTTCTATGTAAAGAACACCGATAATTTGCTGCTCGACATCACGAAAGCACCATCGGTAGGCGTGACAACCTCGCTTGAGAACGTGGGCGAGATAGAGAATCGGGGCTTCGAATTTCAAACACGCGTGATCCCTATCAGAAACAAAGACTGGCAATGGTCGCTGAGTTTGAACTATGCCTACAATAAAAATAAGATCAAGAAAATCAGTAACGCTCTGCGCGAACGGAACGAAAAGAATCAGAAAGAGGGCGGTCTGGCTCCACTTCCCGTTTATGAGGAAGGACAGTCGCTCACAGCTTTGAAGGTGGTTCCGTCGGCAGGAATCGACCCGATGACAGGTAATGAGATCTACATCAAACGTGATGGTAGCTATACTTACGTTTATGATGCGAACGATAAGGTGGTGTTTGGAGACATGACACCCTTCGGTACGGGGTCGCTCAGCTCCTATCTCACGTACAAACAGTTCTCCTTGGGTGCATCTTTCCGCTATTCTTTCGGCGGAGCAGTGTACAATCAGACGCTGGCATCGAAGGTGGAGGGCTCGAATCCCCGATACAACGCCGACGAACGCGTGTTCAACAACAGATGGAAAGAGGTGGGCAACGCTGCAAAATACAAACGCATCAGCGACGAGAGCGTGCCGATGCAAACCTCACGCTTTGTTGAGACCAACAATTATCTCACCTTGGGCAGTTTGACACTGGCCTATGAGGTGCCTCTCGAGGTCGTAAGAAAATACGGTTTGAAACGTCTGCACTTGGAATTGCTTGCCAACGACTTGTTCTATCTCTCGTCGGTGAAGCGCGAACGCGGACTGTCTTATCCCTATGAACGCAGCGTGGAGTTCTCTGTGAGACTGGGATTTTAGGAATTATAAAAAAAGAACAAGTTATGAAGAAAAGAATAATCCATATCGTCCTCTTGTCACTGTGTCTGTGCATCATGGTCGTAGCTACATCGTGTAGTGACTTCTTGAATGTTCATCCGGCTGGACAGGTGGATGAAGACGAACAGTTTAGCTCTATTCGAGGGTATCACAATGCGATGTATGGCATTTATGGTAATATGGCAACAGCCAATCTCTATGGCGGAAACATGAGTTATGGCTTTCTCGACCAGATTGGGCAGATGTTCGGTTACGACAATTCGAGCGATCTGAGTTATAATGTAACCCAATATAAATACACGCAATCTGGCGTGCGTTCTATGATCGACAACATCTGGGCAACGCAATATCAAACCATTTCGTATGTCAACAACGTATTAAAGAATGTGGCTTCGCCTCAGTTCAACCACAAAGAACTGAGCATCATAAAAGGCGAATGTTTGGGATTGCGTGCCTTTCTGCACTTCGACGTGGCTCGGCTTTTTGCCGAAGACTATACGCGCAGTACGGCAACGACACGCGGTATTCCTTATGCAAAGGAGTTCGACCTGAATAATAAACCGCTGAAGACATTGCACGAAACATTCCAACTCATACTCGCCGACCTCGATGAAGCGGAGAAATTGTTGGAAAACGATAGTGTGGTGAATGTCGAGACGACTCCGACGAGCGATTATCTCTCGGGGCGAGCGGTGTTTTTCAATAAATATGCCGTGGCCGCAACGAAGGCCCGCGTATATTATGCAATGGGCGACACGGCGCATGCGGCGCAGTATGCACGCAAGGTGATAGCCGCGACAGGTGTTTTCACATTGAAGAAACTTACGACAATGGAGAACGTAAAACGTTTCCCTGCAAAGAACGAACTGATTTTCGGCCTGTATAATACGACCCTTTCGAGCTCTATTGCCTCGACGTTCCTGCCTGTCTCGACAGCACGCGGCAACTTTATGGAGGGTCGACGCGATGCAGAAGACTTGTATGAGACAAGCGCGTTCACTGCCTCCAGTTCTGATCTGCGCTATACGGGTTATTATCGGCAGAACACCGCGGCCGATGGAAACAAAACTTACTCGTTTATACGTCTGCTTGAGAACGAGGCTCAGGTGACGAGTAATCCGTTGCAGGGCCTTACACTGATTCGTTTGCCCGAGATGTATTACATCTTAAGCGAATGCACCTACGATAACAATAAGACTGAGGCGAAACGATTGATGGACGTTGTGCGGGCCAGTCGTGGTCTCGATCCTGTTGCTGATGCGAAGGTGGCTACTCGCGATTTGTTCGAACGCGAGATGCTACGTGAACGAATGCGCGAGATGCCGGGAGAGGGACAGGTGTTTTATGCTTTAAAACGATATAACCGAAGCTTTACCGACTATCGCGGAATCACGACCTTCCAACCCTCGTCCGCCATTTTCATACTGCCTTGGCCTGAACGTGAGAACGAATATGGCAATAAGTGATTTTCCCTACTGTAAGAAATAGACAATCATTATGAGAACAACATTCAGACATACGTTGCTGGCCTGCACGGCCCTGATGGGTTTGGCGGCATGTAGCAATATCGATTACGATGGCGAATATAGTAAAGACGGCTATTACGATTCGCCCAATCAGGTGTATTTCTATTATGCCAATGCTTCGGACACGCTCATTAACTATTCCTTTGGTGTGAAGCCTGTCGATACGCTTACGCATACGGTTTATATTCCCGTTCAATTGGCCGGGAGGATGCTCGACCGAGAACAGACGTTCAACGTGTCGGTAGATGCGGCGAGCACGGCGAAGAGTGGTGTACACTATGTGCTTTCTGCCACCTCGTTCAACATCCCTGCCAATGAGAAGAGAGCTTATGTGCCGATACAGTTGTTGCGCGCCGGACTATCGGAAACGAAATACGATTCTATTCGCGTTGTGTTGCGACTGGTTCCCAGCAACGATCTCGGTGTACGCTTTGCCGAGAGCAATAAGGTGACAGTGACATTCGACAATATCCTTATGAAGCCCGACTTCTGGGAGATAATGGAAACCTACTGGGGATTGGGACCTTTCACCAAGAACAAATATCGCAAGTTGCTGTCTTATTATGATAGCGATGAAGACAAAATCCGAAAGATTCTCACCGGAACAGACACAACGGCGCAAGGCTATCTCTATATGCATGTGCAAGAGGTGGTGGCCTATTTCGCCGCTCATCCGGACGAATTGTAGTTTTGAAGGAGTGAAGGTGTGAGAGGGAGTGAAAAAGAATAAAGACAAAAGTTTTAGAAATATCGATACATAAGGTCAGGACCCAAACATATAAGGAATTGTCTTTGCTCCTTTCATCCCCTTCACTTCATCACTTCTCTTTCGAATCCTTATTTATTTAACTCAAAAAGAAATGAAAGCAAGATATATATTCGTACTCGCCGCAATGGCGTTTGTTGCACAATCGTGCATCACCGACGACTCCACCGCTCCCTCGGGAACGTCGTCCAAGCTATCGCTCTCGCAGCCGTTGGCAACCACCTACACCCTTGACCGATGGGACACTCTCAAGATCGCGCCGCAGGTGGTGCAGACCAATGCCCAGAAAAATATAAAGTATGAATGGGAGGTGAATTATAAAGTGGTTTCTACCGACCCGCAACTCGATTACATCTGCTCCGAATTTGGCAACTATCCCTGTCGACTGAAAATTAGCAATGGCGACGACATCCAATACTACGAGTTTGCCCTTGACGTACAATATTCTTATGTCGGCGGCCTTTATATCCTGGCCCTCAACGCAGGGAAGACCATCGTCTCCTATCTGCCTGAGCCCACCTCGAAGAAGAGCTTCACCCTCGATGTATTGGAACGCAACAATCCAGGTATCGATTTCGGATCCGACCCGCGCGCCATCGACTTCACCATCGCCCGCGACGGGAAAACGCCGCTGGTGTATGTAGCCGTGGGCAGTCCGACGGTGATTTACGAACTCAACGGCAACCTCATGACCAAGGTCTACACCACGACCACCGCAGGCAACCTGACTTGGATGAAGCGTAGTGCACTGACTTACCCGAAATCAGAACTCCTCATGGTCGACCACAAGCCTTACCGGCTCACCCTCTCCGAGACCACGCCCTTCAATCTTGGCACAAGCATCGAATCGGCTCTCGGTTCATCGGTGACGCTGGCCGATGCCGCTGCTTCATGGAAGCGTCAGGATCTGCGTTACACCGACGGATACGTGCTCTTTGACAATGCTCAGGGCCGCCTCATCGGTCAGAACGTGGCCAGCACCAAAGTTCCCACCCAGCTACTGCCGGGCATTTTTACGGGCGATTCGCTCGTCGGCATGGGCTCTGTAGACAGCGAGCGCAACCTCGCTCTCATCACCTGGAACAAAGTCGCCTCGAAGTTCAAATTCTACTATCTTTTCCCTGGCTTCTATCCCAACAACGTGGCCAACACGCAAGCAGCCCTGGTGAAAGAACAGCGCAGCATGCCAACGACGTCGGGCATCGAGAAAGGTTCGATTGTGCGGTCGGCTCCCACGAAAAACCTCGTCTACTATACCTCGGGCAACAAACTCTACGCCTACAACGTGCTTTCGAACGGCAACTTCCCCACTGCGCCGCTTCAAACATTCGGCCTCTCGGACGAGACCATCGTCGACCTCTACATCACCTCCGACGATAGTCGTCTCTACGTAGCCACCAACGCCTCTTCAGGCACGCTGCCGGGTAGCATCTACTGTTACGACCTCGACACTCGTACCCTCTTGTGGCAGAAGCAGCATTTTACAGGCCGAATTCGAGGCATTGCCTTCCGCGAATAACCTCCAACACAATTTCTGCAAGCGTAGAGTCATGGATTCTCCACCGGAATCTTCCCTTTGCACTTGCAGAAGTTTTGTTTTTGAAGTAAAACAAGGCTTCGTACCCCTACGACAGCTCGAAAATAAGAAAAACAGGCTTTCGACATCTGCCGACAACTGTTTTCAGACAAAACAATATCGAAAAATAAATGAGACGAACAACAACATGGGTTTGCTTGGCAGGAATCGTCGCCCTACTATGGGGCGTCTGCCCAAAAGTCGCAGCTGCCGATGAGAAAAAAGGCTCCGACGAGAAAAAAGCAAAGAAAGAAACCCGATACGACCGACTTTTTAAAGACAAACGGCGAGACACAGCCCGAAGCACTTTCATCACCTTGCACAAAACCGATGGGAAACTCTATGCCGAAATACCCCTCAAATACCTCGGTCGAGAGATGATGCTTGGCGGAAGTATCTCCTCCGTGACCGACCCCACCTACGTCACCGTGGGTATGAAAAACTTCGCACCCCTGCACTTCTACTTCGAGCGTCAAGACAGCAGTCTGGTGATGAAAACACCCAACGCCGTGCTCTACAACGACGGCACCGCCACCAGCGAACTGCGCGGGGCATTGGCCCTAACTTATCGCGATCCGGTGATGATGGGCTTTAAAATCGAGGCTTACAACAACGACAGCTCGGCCGTCGTTGTAGACGTTACGTCCTTGTTAGCCAAACCCAACTCGATGCTCCCGCTGATGCCCCAAAAGTCAGGCGATTTCGCCATCCGCACCACCCCAAAAAGCGAAATGTCCTATGTGCGTAGCATCAAAAGTTTTGAGGGCAACATAGTGGTGAACGTCGACTTCAACTATCTGCTCACGGCCCTGCTGATGAGCATCCCCGTGGCTAATGAGATTCCTACGACGGTGGGTGCGACCTACAGTCTGGTGCTCCTACCCGAGAGCAGAATGCGACCGCGGCAGGCAGACTCGCGTGTGGGTATTGCTTCGTCTTCGAAAATGACCTACGCCAACGACATCTCCAAAAGTCGCCGCACCT from Prevotella sp. oral taxon 475 encodes:
- a CDS encoding SusC/RagA family TonB-linked outer membrane protein, producing MQKRNFIKRVGVFLLLNILWCGSFCSHVLAQDVDNMTVTVMMKQGTLKSFFDEVSKQTGLQFVYEADLLEQADRVTIDAANQPVRAVLGQVLNQVSCAYVITDNSVKVTRKSLNQRRKGVYGQITDAEGLPLPGVTIRMQGFDGGYITDLDGRYEIETNQKEVRLTFNYIAYKTLEKTVKNGTAGNFVMHDDADVLGEVVVTGYGTKNKNSFTGAQVSIKKDELLSVGTKNVLKSLATFVPGMNILENNVSGSDPNAMADINIRGRATFSGQANMPVFVVDGSQVKVDYVYDMDMNDIESVTVLKDASASALYGAKASAGVIVITTKALTGGKLKANYSGTVRLSTPDLSDYNLLNASQKLEYERLAGLYSSTDMSEQYQLDKKYARLFRQIQDGVNTDWISKPLRNAVSQQHSLSIDGGDERTRYNLGVRYGNDGGVMKGSSRERLSTNFKLSYNLSGKIFVSNTSTVSSVHSTASPYGDFSEWVKQNPYENPYDETGALVPTLNYHLSNPLYEASLGSFNKGDNFDFLNTTTLQLWLGEKFRIDGDFSIQKSKYDTRVFTSPFSAQQLRDVADVSRRGQLKEGFTKTTTYQGKLMVSYNSYLAKKLFLTAMAGSSIESTSVDGGTYTSIGYYTDNIAHPSLAGSYATGKPTGTDTKYNGVGFFVNANTIWDNRYFLDLIYRYEGSSKFGKNTRFAPFWSVGAGWNLHNEKWMKSLPLQLLKLRASVGYLGNISFEPYQALTMYTYNNGYNYVKGIGAVPMGIGNTNLKWERTLSTNLGLDLTMFKGRWDFSADFYVKNTDNLLLDITKAPSVGVTTSLENVGEIENRGFEFQTRVIPIRNKDWQWSLSLNYAYNKNKIKKISNALRERNEKNQKEGGLAPLPVYEEGQSLTALKVVPSAGIDPMTGNEIYIKRDGSYTYVYDANDKVVFGDMTPFGTGSLSSYLTYKQFSLGASFRYSFGGAVYNQTLASKVEGSNPRYNADERVFNNRWKEVGNAAKYKRISDESVPMQTSRFVETNNYLTLGSLTLAYEVPLEVVRKYGLKRLHLELLANDLFYLSSVKRERGLSYPYERSVEFSVRLGF
- a CDS encoding RagB/SusD family nutrient uptake outer membrane protein, whose product is MKKRIIHIVLLSLCLCIMVVATSCSDFLNVHPAGQVDEDEQFSSIRGYHNAMYGIYGNMATANLYGGNMSYGFLDQIGQMFGYDNSSDLSYNVTQYKYTQSGVRSMIDNIWATQYQTISYVNNVLKNVASPQFNHKELSIIKGECLGLRAFLHFDVARLFAEDYTRSTATTRGIPYAKEFDLNNKPLKTLHETFQLILADLDEAEKLLENDSVVNVETTPTSDYLSGRAVFFNKYAVAATKARVYYAMGDTAHAAQYARKVIAATGVFTLKKLTTMENVKRFPAKNELIFGLYNTTLSSSIASTFLPVSTARGNFMEGRRDAEDLYETSAFTASSSDLRYTGYYRQNTAADGNKTYSFIRLLENEAQVTSNPLQGLTLIRLPEMYYILSECTYDNNKTEAKRLMDVVRASRGLDPVADAKVATRDLFEREMLRERMREMPGEGQVFYALKRYNRSFTDYRGITTFQPSSAIFILPWPERENEYGNK
- a CDS encoding DUF4843 domain-containing protein, yielding MRTTFRHTLLACTALMGLAACSNIDYDGEYSKDGYYDSPNQVYFYYANASDTLINYSFGVKPVDTLTHTVYIPVQLAGRMLDREQTFNVSVDAASTAKSGVHYVLSATSFNIPANEKRAYVPIQLLRAGLSETKYDSIRVVLRLVPSNDLGVRFAESNKVTVTFDNILMKPDFWEIMETYWGLGPFTKNKYRKLLSYYDSDEDKIRKILTGTDTTAQGYLYMHVQEVVAYFAAHPDEL
- a CDS encoding PKD-like domain-containing protein, encoding MKARYIFVLAAMAFVAQSCITDDSTAPSGTSSKLSLSQPLATTYTLDRWDTLKIAPQVVQTNAQKNIKYEWEVNYKVVSTDPQLDYICSEFGNYPCRLKISNGDDIQYYEFALDVQYSYVGGLYILALNAGKTIVSYLPEPTSKKSFTLDVLERNNPGIDFGSDPRAIDFTIARDGKTPLVYVAVGSPTVIYELNGNLMTKVYTTTTAGNLTWMKRSALTYPKSELLMVDHKPYRLTLSETTPFNLGTSIESALGSSVTLADAAASWKRQDLRYTDGYVLFDNAQGRLIGQNVASTKVPTQLLPGIFTGDSLVGMGSVDSERNLALITWNKVASKFKFYYLFPGFYPNNVANTQAALVKEQRSMPTTSGIEKGSIVRSAPTKNLVYYTSGNKLYAYNVLSNGNFPTAPLQTFGLSDETIVDLYITSDDSRLYVATNASSGTLPGSIYCYDLDTRTLLWQKQHFTGRIRGIAFRE